The Plasmodium vinckei vinckei genome assembly, chromosome: PVVCY_09 genome includes the window tttttataatagtatctatattatttttatcatcatcTTGTAacttaatttttatcatatctaaaatattttgaactAATTTATCACTTTCTGCATCTAtgttattgtttttatttatcgTATTTGAATCATTTAAAATGATAGGGCTTTCATTCATAGCTATAATATTTGGTGTAATTTCTACAGACATTCCTTTATCTAAACTAAACATAGATAAACTTTTTACGTTTTCGCCAGTAACTTCTTCAAATCCTTCCATTTTTTCTGGTGATTTATTACTAACATTTGTGTTAGCAACattagtattattatttaactcgatcttatcatcatttatattattcaatAAAAAGGGACTAGTAACTTTATGTACTGTTACTTTATCATTGAATGCATTACTTGGTTCGTTAAATAATTGATGTGTATTCCTacgatttattttttctaaatctTTTTGATCAATTTTTGGAGGACCATTTAATATGTCCTTTTCTCTACTAtcattcatataattattatcaagagtattatattttcgaatttcataattttcaatattgttaatattattcGGTTTTATTTGAGGATTAAAAACTGGTCTAACAACATTTGTactatttcttttaattatattattaggaattgtattattaggaattgtattattaggaattatattattaggaATTGTATTATTGAATTCTGGAATATCCCTAGAAACtcttttaatttctttatttttattttctaaattttcCATTGCCCCTTTAGAATTAATTTCGAATGGATTACTTACAACATGAATATTCTTTTTAGGAGGAATggtatcatattttatattattattgataTTAATTTCTGTAGGTGGTTTTACAGATTTACTTgcatttgatatatttgaCTGACTTTTTTTTGGTTTATCTATTTCATAAGTTTTTGTTtcattcattttgtttatttgcATTTCTGTTacttcatttaattttggtGGTGTCACTGTTTGGGTTTCAgagaataataaattattactatcctcattttttaaatcagatttatttttgttaatttcattaaaattaaataaattatcttTAGATAAACTTTGGggtttttcattattaatgTGATTTGGTTCGAGGATTGTATTTTCAGGATCACGAAAAACACTATCAGAGATGTTATTCATATTGTTATTGAATTCTCCTccattaaatatatcttcATCAAgtcttttttcattttgatcTTTCTTGTTTACTTCAGTCTCTTTactttctttattttcactGAGTACAATTTTAGGAGTAAATGTAGTTAGTGGGAATAattcctttttattatcattcggtgtatttttatttaagtCGATAGTTGATGAGCCCATATATGGAGATACAATTCCACCTTGGACaattgtgttttttttatttattgttttaagTCCGGGGATTTCAGCATACATCGTTCTGGCACTTCTAGTTTtgctaaaaataaaaaataaaagaggCATGAAAAGGGGCtcaaaaaatggaattaCTATGCATAGTAAACATCACATgggaatatataaagagaaaacaaaaagagtgaattttttttatatacttttgCTGAATTAGGGAACGGTATCCACTGCTAGCATTTTGTAGAGCACTCATTTGTGGAGGAGGTGCAATTTTTTCTTCGACTTCAATTTTATCTTCCTCTCCTTTTACTACCCATCTTTTTAATTccttattataataaaatttgttttcttCCCCTAAATGGGCAACGGTGGGTTTTGACTCACCATCATCATTTTTCTTTGACTTTATGAAGTTCCAAAACGAGCCTAAACAggtaataaattaatgtaacatgtataatattaatattttcatatgtaTAAAGAGGAAATAGATGATAATTTCATGGGAATTCCATGGTTagaacatatatatatattatgtatatataatttttttatgtattcttttgtttttttgttatttacTCATTTTGGTGTCTCTCCAATTGTCCACAACATAGAGTTTTGCCCTTTTTaatgatattaaaatttaaaggttaatcaaaaaaagtaaCAAAGGGCAAAACAAAGTAAAAATCAATATAAACATGTATTATAAAAcatgttaaaaatattttttcccttttgtatattaaaaaaaaaatattacaagaaaaaatatttaaaaaaaattcgcTAAAAGAATATCTTAAAATCTATCAAAATAAGTGATATTCAAAACTATtgtcaaataaatatcagtttatataaatgtatttatttctatttgtattaatcctttttttattcaaaaaaaaagataaaacacaattattttataattatgcggataggaaaatgaaaaaaacaaaaaaaaatcgtcttatacaaataaaatatcatttaCCAGTAttctataattttaaaaatatacataagtAAACATGTGAAAACGGAAAAATACAAAGACTATAAtagcatataatatttttctatgtatatatttttatacgtgcatttttttttgcaaacCCACCATggaaaaaagtaaaaatataaatatgttatcaaaaataaaggtatgggaaaaaaaattaaattattattataaaatgattaaaacgataaatatattatatttttttatttaatttaattatttatatatcataacattttaattttcaaaaaattgatattattttttgttaatatatatgcatagctatatattttttcccagattaaattatgataaattaatatattggTATATCATACTTTCACACTTTCATACCTTtatgtaatataataatacaaactgtaaattatatatataatagtgaCAAACTTTtgaacaatatttttatgaaaagtTTATCttaaaatgttataataataaataaaacaatacaTAGTACATAATTATTGTAAATGGGGGGGGGGAGTTGTTTACTGTAACAAATAGCagggaaataaaaaataataaaatgaaataaaattaagtaatagaatataataaaacaaaatattaaacaatGGTAAATAAGAGAATggtttatatttcttttcctttttttcccaccactttttaaaaatagtaatacttaaaaaaataaaaaatattttttatatgcataggTATAATTGATAGGGaatatccatttttatcttgTTCATAATAACGAAcccaatataaaaaattttggtTACACCTTTTTATTGTCCACAATTCATCACGTAAAATTGTACTACTTgttattttgaatttttcaTATCCAATCATCGGTTTGATGTTTTCCAAAACTCTGTCTTCTTTACACTCGTTCATCGCCAGTACTTCAATGTTTTGTATCTTCGGTTAAAgtgaaaaatgtaaataaatatgtatgtaaCGGATTTTTAGTTGATACATGAACACATATTAATCAGTAGAAAAATACCAACTTCACAAGCACGGGCATTATAAACTTTTATCATAACTACCAATACTCTTTATATACACGTTAATTGTGTTTTAATAAagtgtattttatttcacatGCAATTAAGCTTAGCAATAAGTATACCCTATGCATAtgtatgtaatatatacacatataaaaaatagatagAAATTCgagaaaacaaaaatgaaacGTTATAGGCATATAGTCACAATCGAATATAAGCAGTAGAGTAAAAAGGACTGcataataacatttttcagttttatttttttccttatttTACCTTATATATAGCTTGGCGAAATAGTGCtgatttaatttgttttatgatttgttcaattttttcttgGAAATTAACTACATGCTCAtagttttttaaaaaatcagGACAAAAATCGAcgttaaaaaattcatctGGGTAATTCATGTTTGCCCCATTTTCTTTCATCCAAGTTTTATCTCTAAAACATGGgaatttatacatatttgtatattattaaatggtATTAggaaagtaaaaaaaaaaaaaattatttttataactcattatttaaataagtttatataatcaaatgaattgtaaatattaggtacgaaaaaaaaggtgaaaaaaaaaaattaataaaaaaattttcaaagaaaataaatgagtAAATCACtaacaaaaaagaaaaaatataactttCTATATTATAACAACGAAAACACAGGAAAATactatacatatatataatagtataTGTTTGCCGTTATTTCAACGCAcacataatattaataaatatattaattattcaaaatagGGTATGTGATCATCacatttcatatattttgtttatactTGTTATatagtaattttttttttcaatatgattatatacatatagaaatatttgTATGTGTTGTTGGATTTTGGGAAATACGAAATTTTCGGATGAAttcatatacatttttttgagtaaatttgttaatccaaaaataaatgaataagTAAACCCTATTTGAgggtatttatttttcatcgtaaaaattaatatttacaaaaaatggataCAAAGGGAAATGGATCCTTTGTGTTGTGGTTAACGAATTTTTGTAGtgacacatttttttcataactTTGTCTTCCGAAAATACAagtaatgataatatattattaggTAAGCTATAagaatatgtattatttttataaagtatataattgtttgagaatatacaattttcaCTATTACACACaacttttatattatattcaaaataataataagagAAATTTCCTGTAACTTTATTATCATAACATGTTGGTTTATTTAAAGTTTTCATTTGTACTTCTAATATGAAAAGACAATGTTTTCTACTTATAcattcatataaaatatttgaaatagATTTTTTAAGAATTTTTTCAACAAAATCATTTCTTCTACCTATAAAATCTGAAATccatactttttttttaacaactCCTggttcattatttatacattctTTTGATTGATtagaatttaataaaaatatagtgtGTGCATTTTTTGGATTATCATGATGTACTgctatttcaaaaaaaaagtttttttgtaaattaacggaagttaaattattttctaaattattatcagGGGTAGCCCATTTGCctcttaaaaaatatctatTTTCATCTTCATATATAGGtatatcaaattttttaaaatcaaAAACATTAAATTCGTATAAAATATCTAAAAAAGTTACATcggaaattattttattttcatcaattACCATCTCAAATATATGACCATTAAACCATGAAAATATGTTAGAATCAAATGtatattgatttttttcaaaattaatataatttaaataatttgatacatatacaatattattatgtctTATATCCATCATTAATGGTGATGGTGTTTTTTCAGGTAAACCATTACcactttcttttttaaaaatactatGATTCTTTGAAGAGAAAAAGTTTTCTCTTTCTggattataattataactattatatccattattttcatttccaaattttataagattagtatattttgtaatgtGATTTTCTTCTTTCTTTATTGgtgtattatatttgtttgttattgttattttttcatcattagAGGATAAATCTAttctcattatttttttcttattactTATACATGCATCTTTTAGgttttcattatttccttgtatattaaaaacCATTTTAGGGGTATTATCCCTGCAATTTCTTTTCAATGACCATTTATTTGagactattttttttggtgtATTTCTTTCGTCCTGGCTTTGAcgaatattatataagtatGCTGAatgttcataattattactaCATCCAATGTTACTGACGATATTGCTAGCATTATCACTGTCAtgtctttcttttttaattcccTTTTCCACAAGatctaaattattattaaaaaataagtttggattattacttttattatcaGGATATATAAACTTATTTCTATCTTCATagtttatttcatatttattaataattggtgttttatttatatgtccATCATTGATACAACCATCAATACATGGACggaaattttttataattgaaGAATCACTACATTTTctcgaaaaaataatatttcgtCTTTGATAATTATGATCACAACTTGAGATACCACtatttgtttcattttttgcaGGAGATAAattgaataatatattaggTGTCATATCTTCATGAGCATTATTAtgatgtatatataaattttcattattttttgggggtgttttaaaaatatagttttGATTTTGTGTTATAAAACGATTAAACACgttattgttatatttattttttgctaTATTAATTTCTCCCTTTATGTTTGCAATATCATTACTATGAGTTTTCATGGgtgtatttgttttttcgattttttttttcaagcATATGTTATTGTTTGCATATTGCTTATCTTTTCCTTCATAATTgtctaaaaaattaaggttataaaaatttccaTCTTGTTTATTATGATTACGTAAATTTCCACTAACATAACTTCTTCCGATTTTTGCAAcagaatttttattaaattcattttttatcattaagCTATTATTTGAgtcatttaaaatattatgtctTAGACTATCATTAACAAATTTAAGAAAATAGCAAttcattaaattaaatgaaaatgaattaaaaatataatttttattaaacatGTCGCCATATAACTTATCAAAATATGCATCCcttatatttgttaaatTACTAAcagtattatatttaaagtataaataattatatgagCTTAAGTTATTAGATATAGTTGTACCATCTAtgtcattatatttaatagtatttttttgtatgtctttaattttttgaatattttcagaaaaaaataatttgtacatatttttatttaaattataaattcgACTATTtccaaataatgaattaacaaaattatgaaaaagttgatttatactattataatttatttctttaatttgtttaatataattattataatttttaatttttctttgatAATCTAAGCTTTGtctattttcatttttgtatattgtGGTATCAATAGgatgtgtattttttttttgttgttgttttttttctgacTCTTTTTCATCCCAATCATTAATAATTGAGTTATTATATGATTCTCTTTCATATTCAtcaaaatacatatttacattatgaatttttttcatataaaattcttgtttttttacaaaaaaatcacattctttttgtatttctaataatattaaatttactAATTTTGATGAAGGTctactttttatatttggaTTTAAACAGAAAAAAGATagttttgttaatttttcaacTAAAAATTCTGGGAAATTAACACTATAATCTAAAATTGAATAAATAGATTTATAatcatttgtatttatatgattaaTTAAATAGTCAAATACGTTATCgtcattatcatttttatctcTATAACAATGTATTGGGCATTTATCGTTTTGAGTATAAATACAGCTATAATTTTTCCCTACATGTATAGCTGGCGATTTAGACACTAGCATTTCTAATATTAATGCCCCAAAGGAATATATTTCTGtttgttcatttatttcatgtgttgatatataatatggaTCAGCATATCCAGGTGTGCCTATATAAGAAACCGAagaaatacataaaaaaaatgtgtgcATATATTGGTATACCATTTTGAAGGGGCGAAAATATTTGCATGcactaaaaatataaaacattttttaatattttttcgatTTCTACTTACCACCAGTTAAGCTGAAAATGTTATTGTTgtttatgtaaataaaagagAGACCAAAATCTCCTAACTTGGCATTAAGTTTTTCGTCAATCAAAATGTTGGCTGATTTTAAGTCTCTATGATATACTATTGGAGAGGAGGTGTGTAAATAGCAAAGTACATTTATAACTTGaactaatatatttactctAGTactaaaagataaaaaaagtggTGGCTTAGTTTCAGATGAATTTtgttgcatatataaattagatGGTCTTGAATGATTAAGATTTGtatgattatttaatttcatatttgagaaattattaaaatcaccattttctttattttttgaattataaaaataataatgattaaATAAAAGTGTTCTTAAATCTCCtaagtttatatattcataaattaaataaaaataatttgtattcATAGCATAACCTagtaatgataaaatattgttatGTCTATATCTGCTCATAATTATTAGTTCATTTTCAAatccattattttcatttttttttaaaactttaATAGCTACATTAATGCAGCTTTTTAATATTCCTCTATATACTATTCCATTTCCTCCTTtagctattttattttcttcagaaaaattattagttGCTTGAActatatcattataatcATATCTATTTGACAATATTTGTAAAGGTATATGAATTTGTTCATCACAACTTTCTTCAATATGAGTTATACTTTTTCTGTAAGGACTATCAGATTTATATTCTGTGTGTAAATCTAtgttatttaatttattttcttcatcgtcgatatttaatacatatttatcgTGTGTATCACAtgtttctatatatatcatttttttattattactgttacaatttatattgccaattttattattatcatggCTAACCATGgtaacattttttgttccattgtttacattttcaatctttttgttttgatAACCTTTTGGTAAATTAAATCTCAAATAttcttgttttttttgttcaagtttttttttaaatacatttattacCCCCTTTTCAACATTAGTGTCATTTATGggataatatttattgttcATTTTAGGAAAATCGgataagaaaataaaattggaaagataaaaaaagcaCTGTCAAAAATACAGTGAAATAATtctaaacaaaaaaataaaatataacaaaatataaggGGACATTACTAATGATAGTAGTAATGCATGTTAGTATTTAGAAATAAGGTGAACATTACCAAACaccatatataataatctatttaaaatgaaataaaatatgattttactaaaaaaacaaaaacaaaataataataaaaaataatgaggGGGGGGTCTAGGAGTGTGGAAAAAGTATAAAGATTAACAcgaataaaaatgttacaaCTTATGGACACAATTAatactataaatataattgaacATACatatggaaatatatataatgtatgtataatgtgtatgaaaaatatataaaatttcaaaTTTAGTAAGTAAGACAAGTAATATatcttaaaaaatgtatttggTTCGTTCtcattataaatttaagaaCGTCTATTAATTATCAAGTCATATGTATATCTTTcacattataaattaaaaaaagccCATTAATTAGCaatttataattgtatCATAATcctaaataattatatgttaTCAACacaaatacatattttttaaagtatgtgtaaaaaaaaaccatTTATGAATACACGCATGTATATGAATTAGGAAAATGTCCTCCTTTTTAGGGGgggaatattattaatatacaataatatatttaattttatgttattttatttacatttatttctcttatttttttggtttAACACCATTCTAAAAAGCCAATTactttcatatatattaataaccaatttcattttcctaatttaacatttttcattcattgttttttttttaactaataattatttattattttatgtatttttttttaataagaatttttctttatttgtattactCCTATTCCCTCAAGTAATTGTTcttttaactttttttttgaggagatttatttttgtatttttttttttttactttgaCTTATTATcctaaaaaagaaatgtaTTGCGCATTTTTCTGCCCAATAAGCTGATACTTGatacttatattttaatgaccttaaaaaaaataataacagatattaaaatacgagttttttttttaaatcaaaaaGGCATACATTTGCGCATTTATGTGCAGTGTATGCTTATTAATACACAAGTCTGAATACTCAAAGCGTATTTGGATATATgtgtacataaaaaaaaaaatgtgaataCCTTAGTAACCTTAAACTTTttg containing:
- a CDS encoding tyrosine kinase-like protein, putative, producing MNNKYYPINDTNVEKGVINVFKKKLEQKKQEYLRFNLPKGYQNKKIENVNNGTKNVTMVSHDNNKIGNINCNSNNKKMIYIETCDTHDKYVLNIDDEENKLNNIDLHTEYKSDSPYRKSITHIEESCDEQIHIPLQILSNRYDYNDIVQATNNFSEENKIAKGGNGIVYRGILKSCINVAIKVLKKNENNGFENELIIMSRYRHNNILSLLGYAMNTNYFYLIYEYINLGDLRTLLFNHYYFYNSKNKENGDFNNFSNMKLNNHTNLNHSRPSNLYMQQNSSETKPPLFLSFSTRVNILVQVINVLCYLHTSSPIVYHRDLKSANILIDEKLNAKLGDFGLSFIYINNNNIFSLTGGTPGYADPYYISTHEINEQTEIYSFGALILEMLVSKSPAIHVGKNYSCIYTQNDKCPIHCYRDKNDNDDNVFDYLINHINTNDYKSIYSILDYSVNFPEFLVEKLTKLSFFCLNPNIKSRPSSKLVNLILLEIQKECDFFVKKQEFYMKKIHNVNMYFDEYERESYNNSIINDWDEKESEKKQQQKKNTHPIDTTIYKNENRQSLDYQRKIKNYNNYIKQIKEINYNSINQLFHNFVNSLFGNSRIYNLNKNMYKLFFSENIQKIKDIQKNTIKYNDIDGTTISNNLSSYNYLYFKYNTVSNLTNIRDAYFDKLYGDMFNKNYIFNSFSFNLMNCYFLKFVNDSLRHNILNDSNNSLMIKNEFNKNSVAKIGRSYVSGNLRNHNKQDGNFYNLNFLDNYEGKDKQYANNNICLKKKIEKTNTPMKTHSNDIANIKGEINIAKNKYNNNVFNRFITQNQNYIFKTPPKNNENLYIHHNNAHEDMTPNILFNLSPAKNETNSGISSCDHNYQRRNIIFSRKCSDSSIIKNFRPCIDGCINDGHINKTPIINKYEINYEDRNKFIYPDNKSNNPNLFFNNNLDLVEKGIKKERHDSDNASNIVSNIGCSNNYEHSAYLYNIRQSQDERNTPKKIVSNKWSLKRNCRDNTPKMVFNIQGNNENLKDACISNKKKIMRIDLSSNDEKITITNKYNTPIKKEENHITKYTNLIKFGNENNGYNSYNYNPERENFFSSKNHSIFKKESGNGLPEKTPSPLMMDIRHNNIVYVSNYLNYINFEKNQYTFDSNIFSWFNGHIFEMVIDENKIISDVTFLDILYEFNVFDFKKFDIPIYEDENRYFLRGKWATPDNNLENNLTSVNLQKNFFFEIAVHHDNPKNAHTIFLLNSNQSKECINNEPGVVKKKVWISDFIGRRNDFVEKILKKSISNILYECISRKHCLFILEVQMKTLNKPTCYDNKVTGNFSYYYFEYNIKVVCNSENCIFSNNYILYKNNTYSYSLPNNILSLLVFSEDKVMKKMCHYKNSLTTTQRIHFPLYPFFVNINFYDEK